A window of the Lolium perenne isolate Kyuss_39 chromosome 7, Kyuss_2.0, whole genome shotgun sequence genome harbors these coding sequences:
- the LOC139833942 gene encoding uncharacterized protein, producing the protein MLPAAPAATSSSSTAATTSAVITSVVSTAPLPVDPISTAPLGTITFTPPSVYTGSIVAVPADVNAGLPAPPPGIPAMPAGYLPGFQLPLAGTPRVVSIASAITIRLTSENYKIWRAQVAPLLRSHLLMGYVDGSIVCLAAHTVVDNGGVMIPQSNPLHQRWVQQDQAILSAFVSSMTESVVGMVMFATTAHDAWETLAGAFAATSIARSSSIHQQMAELKKRDSTINVYFHKMKALADELTSIGQPLRDSEIISYILAGLGKEYDALYEVVNARTEPMPLRDLYAQLCATEHRKSTQREEPGHYYPAAHFAPIQPSYSPMVNATTFGAPRGYRPPQYRPDSRPQQQQQSTHGQLRPSSNTQGKTGRAPVVCQLCGVPRHTAARCYKRFNRDFLGVGNDGRDTERQLSMAANAVAYGTHGGQQMTMDPAWYADSGATHHITHDLDKLTTKEPYHDNEQVHTANGAGTGRGARLEVLTLDDECLEPSAEAHVDQPVQQPLHGSSLHGAPLGLLPMHDGAAHASGFAPGSAASGFVPCPAQERANAPASPLASSPASRYDASSPVTDTSTCSSPVCPSPTAADSPVAAPSSATTTAVAPVSTVVPPTAQSPPVTRRSRGIIQPKVRTDGTVAYTSILAARDATRDTTEPSDYRTALRIPHWRSAMETEFSALQENGTWNLVPPIPGVNLIDSKWVFKVKLRADGSVERYKARLVAKGFKQRYGLDYEETFSPVVKPATIRLLLSMALSRRWHLRQLDIQNAFLNGFLDEQVYMRQPPGFADPDKPGHYCHLIKSLYGLKQAPPAWHARLSSVLGSLGFSPSATHTSLFILRRSDITLFLLIYVDDIIVISSTAAAIPRLIAQLRSEFSVKDLGVLHYFLGIEVHSPSPDSLHLRQRKYALELLARAGMLKCSPVTTPMPSSEQLCSTDGDLLSSDEATQYHSLVGGLQYLTVTRPDLSVVVNKVCQYLHEPRTPHMTAVKRILRYVRFTIDSGLLFRSSSSTLLSAFSDADWAGSLDDRRSTGGYAIFYGGNLVAWSARKQSTVSRSSIESEYKALADATAELVWVQSLLRELGIYQA; encoded by the exons ATGCTGCCGGCCGCCCCCGCTGCGACTTCGTCCTCGTCCACGGCCGCAACAACCAGCGCCGTCATCACCAGCGTGGTCTCCACCGCGCCACTCCCGGTCGATCCAATCTCCACCGCGCCACTTGGGACGATCACCTTCACACCGCCATCGGTCTATACTGGATCGATCGTCGCGGTGCCTGCTGATGTTAACGCGGGTCTCCCCGCGCCTCCGCCCGGAATCCCTGCCATGCCCGCAGGATATCTGCCAGGGTTCCAACTCCCGCTTGCGGGAACTCCGAGAGTCGTCTCTATCGCCTCAGCCATCACTATACGGCTGACGAGCGAGAACTACAAGATCTGGAGAGCTCAGGTTGCTCCCCTTCTGCGCAGCCACCTTCTCATGGGGTACGTCGATGGCTCAATCGTCTGCCTGGCTGCTCACACCGTTGTTGACAATGGCGGCGTCATGATTCCGCAGTCAAACCCTCTACATCAACGGTGGGTGCAACAAGATCAAGCCATACTGTCTGCGTTCGTCTCTTCGATGACGGAGAGCGTCGTGGGCATGGTCATGTTTGCCACCACGGCGCACGATGCGTGGGAGACGCTCGCCGGCGCCTTTGCTGCGACCTCGATCGCACGTTCCTCCAGTATCCACCAGCAGatggctgagctcaagaagagagaCTCCACCATTAACGTCTACTTTCACAAGATGAAGGCCCTGGCTGATGAGCTGACTAGTATTGGTCAACCTCTCCGTGACTCCGAGATTATCTCATACATCCTCGCTGGCCTCGGCAAGGAATACGACGCTCTTTATGAGGTTGTGAATGCCAGGACTGAGCCCATGCCACTCCGTGACCTCTACGCGCAGCTCTGCGCCACGGAGCACCGCAAGTCCACTCAGCGCGAGGAGCCAGGCCATTACTACCCGGCGGCTCACTTTGCCCCGATACAGCCCTCGTACAGCCCCATGGTGAATGCTACAACCTTTGGCGCTCCACGAGGGTATCGTCCTCCGCAGTACCGCCCTGACAGTCGcccacagcagcagcagcagtccACCCATGGACAGCTAAGGCCGTCCTCTAACACTCAGGGCAAGACAGGTCGGGCACCGGTGGTCTGCCAACTCTGCGGTGTTCCCCGTCACACGGCTGCGCGGTGCTATAAGCGCTTCAACCGTGATTTTCTTGGAGTGGGCAATGATGGCAGGGATACTGAACGACAGCTCTCTATGGCAGCAAATGCCGTTGCTTATGGTACTCATGGAGGACAGCAGATGACTATGGACCCGGCATGGTACGCTGATTCTGGGGCCACTCACCACATTACCCATGATCTCGACAAGCTGACTACCAAGGAGCCCTACCACGACAACGAGCAAGTCCACACGGCAAATGGAGCAG GTACCGGTCGAGGTGCGCGTTTGGAAGTACTCACTCTGGACGATGAGTGCCTGGAGCCATCTGCCGAGGCGCACGTCGATCAGCCCGTGCAGCAGCCGCTGCATGGCTCGTCATTGCATGGCGCGCCCTTGGGCTTGCTGCCCATGCATGATGGAGCGGCTCATGCATCCGGCTTCGCTCCCGGCTCAGCTGCGTCGGGCTTTGTACcctgtccagcccaggaacgcgcGAACGCTCCCGCGTCTCCGCTGGCCTCGAGCCCCGCTTCTCGCTACGATGCGTCTTCGCCTGTGACAGACACATCAACCTGTTCCAGTCCTGTGTGTCCGTCTCCGACAGCTGCTGACTCCCCTGTGGCTGCTCCCTCGTCCGCGACAACGACTGCTGTTGCACCTGTCTCGACAGTAGTGCCTCCCACAGCTCAGTCTCCTCCTGTAACTCGACGAAGCAGAGGTATTATTCAGCCCAAAGTCAGGACTGATGGTACTGTAGCCTATACCAGTATATTGGCTGCCCGTGACGCAACTAGAGACACTACTGAACCCTCTGACTATCGTACTGCACTTCGGATTCCTCATTGGCGCTCTGCTATGGAAACGGAGTTCTCTGCACTACAGGAAAATGGCACTTGGAATCTTGTGCCTCCTATTCCTGGTGTCAACTTGATTGACTCGAAGTGGGTGTTCAAGGTGAAACTGCGTGCTGATGGTTCTGTTGAGCGCTACAAAGCCCGGTTAGTTGCTAAAGGCTTCAAACAGCGGTATGGTCTTGACTACGAGGAAACATTCAGTCCTGTAGTTAAGCCCGCGACCATCAGATTGTTACTCTCTATGGCTCTCTCTCGGCGATGGCATCTTCGCCAGTTGGATATTCAGAATGCCTTCCTCAATGGTTTTTTGGATGAGCAGGTATATATGAGACAGCCTCCTGGATTTGCTGATCCTGATAAACCTGGTCATTACTGTCACCTCATTAAGTCACTCTATGGCTTGAAGCAAGCCCCTCCTGCTTGGCATGCTCGTCTCAGTTCAGTGCTTGGCTCCCTGGGATTCTCACCGTCTGCCACTCACACCTCACTGTTTATACTTCGGCGGTCTGATATTACTCTGTTTCTGCtgatctatgttgatgatattattgtcATTAGTTCCACAGCGGCAGCTATTCCCAGGTTGATTGCTCAGTTGCGGTCAGAGTTTTCTGTCAAGGATCTTGGCGTCTtacactatttccttggcattgaGGTGCACTCTCCATCCCCTGACAGTCTTCACCTTCGACAGCGCAAGTATGCTCTTGAACTCCTTGCGCGCGCTGGTATGCTGAAGTGTAGCCCCGTCACTACTCCTATGCCATCCTCTGAGCAGTTGTGTAGTACTGATGGTGATCTCCTTTCATCTGATGAGGCTACACAGTATCACAGTCTTGTTGGCGGTCTTCAGTATCTTACAGTGACCCGGCCAGACCTGTCCGTTGTTGTCAACAAGGTCTGTCAGTACCTTCACGAGCCTCGCACTCCTCATATGACTGCTGTCAAGCGTATTCTTCGGTATGTGCGCTTCACCATTGATAGTGGTCTGCTGTTTCGGTCCTCTTCCTCTACCTTGCTCTCGGCGTTCTCTGATGCAGACTGGGCTGGTAGTTTGGATGATCGACGATCCACGGGGGGATATGCCATATTCTATGGTGGCAATCTGGTCGCCTGGAGTGCTCGTAAGCAATCTACAGTGTCCAGATCGAGTATTGAGTCTGAGTATAAGGCTCTTGCTGATGCAACCGCGGAGCTTGTTTGGGTTCAGTCTTTGTTACGGGAGCTTGGTATATATCAAGCATGA